One Paenibacillus riograndensis SBR5 DNA segment encodes these proteins:
- a CDS encoding HD-GYP domain-containing protein gives MNLYGGFLKKQIRNYIFGSVVAVLAVGSLILLSSLEISTVEYFRLLIILLISFAIMAVVEISVFIRQIRPIRAALTEHRPALAMLEEAYLHTHRLPKLAVQRILGPHFLGLSLPASVMTYGMIRTGLINLPYFYLVLAVAGAILVACMHALIEFFLTSSAIIPLIKNFRNRALELHMVDFSLEGHVFVPIRPKFLITCMLIGTFPLVLFIMATQIRLETLGGRAAESMRSYWEWAGLVLLIGTLFSSIAAWLLTRSVQHPINELYRAMNNIKDGRLLQVQDEYSDEFSKLVAGFNMMVRGLQAREQQSRQLLDSYFTTLAVALDARDPYTAGHSLRVAEYSVIIGQLAGLTGQQLDNLRKSALLHDIGKIGVRDSVLFKEEELTEEEFDQIKSHPVLGENILRQIEPEEKMAPYLGGVRSHHERYDGKGYPDGLAGTAIPLHGRIIAVADAYDAMTSDRPYRKGMDHDRALAILEQGRGTQWDPEFAGLFLAYFGKTGKSDKAGYPGRAG, from the coding sequence ATGAATTTATACGGAGGTTTTTTAAAAAAGCAAATTCGTAACTACATATTCGGCTCCGTAGTTGCCGTGCTTGCGGTGGGGAGCCTGATCCTACTCTCTTCACTTGAAATAAGCACCGTAGAGTATTTCCGGCTGCTGATCATACTGCTGATTTCGTTCGCCATTATGGCTGTCGTGGAAATCAGTGTCTTCATCCGGCAAATCCGGCCGATCCGGGCCGCACTTACGGAGCATAGACCCGCACTTGCCATGCTGGAAGAAGCCTACTTGCATACTCACCGGCTGCCGAAGCTTGCGGTGCAGCGGATATTGGGCCCGCATTTTCTGGGGCTGTCCCTGCCTGCGTCGGTCATGACCTATGGGATGATTCGTACGGGATTAATCAATCTCCCCTACTTCTACCTTGTGCTTGCGGTGGCCGGGGCCATCCTGGTAGCGTGTATGCATGCGTTGATTGAGTTTTTTCTGACCTCCTCGGCAATTATTCCACTAATTAAGAACTTCAGAAACCGGGCTTTGGAATTGCACATGGTTGATTTTTCTCTGGAGGGGCATGTGTTTGTGCCAATCCGCCCCAAATTCCTCATTACTTGTATGCTGATCGGTACCTTCCCGCTTGTGCTTTTTATTATGGCGACCCAGATCCGGCTGGAAACACTAGGGGGAAGAGCGGCTGAGAGTATGCGGAGCTACTGGGAGTGGGCCGGGCTTGTGCTGCTGATCGGCACCCTTTTTTCTTCCATAGCAGCCTGGCTGCTGACCCGGAGCGTGCAGCATCCAATCAACGAATTATACCGGGCGATGAATAATATCAAGGACGGACGGCTGCTGCAGGTGCAGGATGAATACTCGGATGAATTCTCGAAGCTTGTGGCCGGGTTTAATATGATGGTCCGCGGGCTGCAGGCCCGGGAACAGCAGAGCAGGCAGCTGCTCGACAGCTATTTCACCACCCTGGCCGTAGCGCTGGACGCCCGTGATCCGTATACAGCCGGGCACTCGCTGCGGGTAGCGGAATATTCGGTCATTATTGGCCAGCTCGCCGGGCTTACAGGACAGCAGCTGGATAATTTGCGCAAATCGGCCCTGCTGCATGATATCGGCAAAATCGGTGTGCGGGACAGCGTGCTTTTTAAGGAGGAAGAGCTTACGGAGGAGGAGTTCGACCAGATCAAAAGTCATCCCGTCCTGGGAGAAAATATTCTGCGGCAGATTGAGCCAGAAGAGAAAATGGCGCCTTACCTGGGCGGAGTCCGTTCCCATCACGAACGTTATGACGGCAAGGGATATCCCGACGGCTTGGCCGGAACGGCCATTCCTCTGCATGGCCGGATTATCGCCGTGGCCGACGCGTATGATGCCATGACCTCGGACCGGCCTTACCGCAAAGGAATGGACCATGACCGGGCGCTCGCTATTCTGGAGCAGGGAAGAGGCACTCAGTGGGACCCTGAATTTGCCGGGTTGTTCCTGGCCTACTTCGGAAAAACCGGTAAATCCGATAAAGCAGGTTATCC